In Iodobacter fluviatilis, one DNA window encodes the following:
- a CDS encoding baseplate assembly protein, which translates to MIDLSQLPPPQLLEALDFEAIYARKLEQFKAIYPDWSAVLESDPVVKLLELSAYQELMLRAWVNDAAVSTMLAYARGTDLDNKAADYGVSRLLMTPANPDAEPPLGAVYEEDERLRYRCQMALEGLSVAGSRGAYLFHSLSASGQIADVSIDAPVFIAVAISDELRHQLPANSLVLACTYDAGLLLPLPGDVSVTVLPHAPDIDGSVLTAAVQSALSADDVRPLTDRPRVQPGSMIGFKVAAQIELENGPASQSVLAEAKDRLEIALKSARKLGGTLSRSAIFAALHIAGVRRVTLAAPGADITCDARHFPQCEGITLEAI; encoded by the coding sequence ATGATCGATTTAAGCCAACTCCCGCCGCCACAGTTGCTGGAAGCGCTGGATTTTGAAGCGATCTACGCCCGTAAGCTTGAGCAGTTTAAGGCGATTTATCCTGATTGGAGCGCCGTGCTGGAAAGCGATCCGGTAGTCAAACTGCTGGAATTATCGGCCTATCAGGAGCTGATGCTGCGAGCCTGGGTGAATGATGCGGCTGTGTCCACCATGCTGGCCTATGCGCGGGGCACTGATTTGGACAATAAGGCCGCCGATTATGGCGTTAGTCGGCTGTTGATGACGCCCGCCAACCCAGATGCAGAGCCGCCACTTGGGGCAGTTTATGAAGAAGACGAGCGTCTGCGTTATCGCTGCCAGATGGCGCTGGAAGGCTTATCGGTGGCCGGTTCACGCGGAGCTTATTTATTTCATAGTTTGAGCGCGTCGGGACAGATTGCGGATGTATCCATTGATGCTCCCGTGTTTATTGCAGTAGCGATCAGCGATGAGCTGCGCCATCAGTTGCCGGCGAATAGCCTTGTTTTGGCATGTACTTATGATGCGGGTTTGTTGTTGCCTTTGCCGGGGGATGTTTCGGTCACGGTTTTACCGCATGCACCCGATATCGATGGCTCTGTTTTAACGGCCGCCGTGCAAAGTGCACTCTCTGCTGATGATGTAAGGCCGCTGACTGACCGACCCAGAGTGCAGCCGGGAAGCATGATCGGGTTTAAGGTGGCTGCACAGATTGAGCTGGAAAATGGCCCTGCATCACAGTCTGTGCTGGCAGAGGCAAAAGACAGGCTGGAAATCGCGCTGAAGAGCGCCAGAAAACTGGGCGGCACATTGTCACGCTCGGCCATTTTTGCTGCCTTGCATATTGCAGGGGTTCGTCGTGTCACGCTGGCTGCGCCGGGGGCCGATATCACTTGTGACGCACGGCATTTTCCTCAGTGTGAGGGCATTACGCTGGAGGCGATATGA
- a CDS encoding major capsid protein has protein sequence MASIDIFNDGAFSMSNLTLAINNMPHVPGRIGALGLFEEEGITTITVQIEKDGDKIALVSAGERGSSGQTVGGTRRELIPFNTVHLPQRSAIRADEVQGLRAFGSETELETVQNLVSKRLAKHRRQLDATIEFHRIGAIKGVILDADGKTPLLNLYDRFGIKQVVITMDLAKPDMHLRSKCLEIHEAIEDALGALTHTGVRVFCGKNFWSALLSNDSFEATYLNSELAAALRGEPREVIEFGGCVFERYRGKVGGVAFVGDDEAYAVPEGVPELFVTHFAPADHIETVNTNGLPYYTSQEIMQHGKGIDLESQSNPLNLCSRPGAVIKLKV, from the coding sequence ATGGCTAGCATCGATATTTTTAATGATGGCGCCTTTTCAATGTCCAACCTGACCTTGGCCATTAACAATATGCCGCATGTCCCTGGGCGGATTGGTGCGCTGGGTTTGTTTGAAGAAGAAGGCATCACGACGATCACTGTTCAGATTGAAAAAGACGGCGATAAGATCGCGCTGGTATCGGCGGGCGAGCGTGGATCCTCCGGCCAGACCGTGGGTGGCACCCGGCGTGAGCTGATCCCGTTTAATACGGTCCATTTGCCACAGCGTTCCGCTATCCGCGCCGATGAAGTGCAAGGATTGCGCGCGTTTGGCAGTGAAACAGAACTGGAAACCGTGCAAAACCTTGTTTCCAAACGCCTGGCTAAACATCGCCGCCAGTTGGATGCCACGATTGAGTTTCACCGCATTGGCGCCATCAAGGGCGTGATTCTGGATGCGGATGGTAAGACGCCGCTGCTTAATTTATATGACCGGTTTGGTATTAAACAGGTTGTGATTACGATGGATCTGGCTAAGCCGGATATGCATTTACGCAGTAAGTGTCTGGAAATCCATGAGGCGATCGAAGATGCGCTGGGCGCCCTGACGCATACAGGGGTGCGAGTGTTTTGCGGTAAGAATTTCTGGTCAGCCTTGCTCTCCAATGATTCGTTTGAAGCCACTTATTTAAATAGTGAGCTGGCTGCCGCATTGCGTGGCGAGCCGCGGGAAGTCATTGAATTTGGCGGCTGCGTCTTTGAGCGTTATCGCGGCAAAGTGGGGGGTGTTGCTTTTGTCGGTGATGACGAAGCCTATGCCGTGCCGGAAGGCGTACCGGAGTTATTTGTGACGCATTTCGCTCCGGCCGATCATATCGAAACCGTGAATACCAATGGCCTGCCGTATTACACCTCGCAAGAAATCATGCAGCATGGCAAGGGCATTGATCTCGAATCGCAATCTAATCCGCTCAATCTCTGCTCCCGGCCAGGTGCGGTGATTAAACTCAAGGTGTAA
- a CDS encoding phage head-tail joining protein translates to MAFTQQDLDAINKAIARGERVIQYADRRVEYRNISELIAARHLAISDLSAQAGHAKTRQHRMFHAGKGI, encoded by the coding sequence ATGGCATTTACTCAGCAAGATCTGGACGCAATCAATAAAGCCATCGCCCGGGGCGAGCGGGTGATTCAGTACGCAGACCGCCGGGTTGAATACCGCAATATTTCTGAGCTGATTGCGGCCAGGCATCTCGCGATCAGTGATCTGTCGGCACAAGCGGGCCATGCTAAAACGCGTCAGCACCGGATGTTTCATGCCGGAAAGGGGATCTGA
- a CDS encoding head-tail joining protein, protein MFRDLIAEMDTAVFDSLGDQALIDGQPAQGMFAAPWLQPMIGKLNTGLREPHFVVRDERARGVIKNSRVSVAGQGEYSVVNLEPDGSGLTVLVLRGIYD, encoded by the coding sequence ATGTTTCGCGATCTGATTGCAGAAATGGATACGGCTGTTTTTGATTCGTTGGGGGATCAGGCGCTGATCGACGGGCAGCCGGCGCAAGGCATGTTTGCTGCACCTTGGCTGCAGCCCATGATTGGCAAATTAAATACCGGCCTGCGTGAGCCGCACTTTGTGGTGCGAGACGAGCGAGCCCGTGGCGTGATTAAAAACAGCCGTGTCAGTGTGGCGGGCCAGGGGGAATACAGCGTTGTGAATCTGGAGCCCGATGGCAGTGGGCTGACGGTACTGGTGCTAAGGGGGATTTATGATTGA
- a CDS encoding DUF4376 domain-containing protein: MYQLSTDPNVVIRLNDYANIPRGHRWWADYEAWRAEGHEAAPAVLDYLEQKRIEINAWSDQEMAAGFEYEGHRYQSDIESREALMRTLIAGTGPVTGYWIDEDNQRVEVKNHAAIEGMYAALQTHSNQIFARMQLMKEEVIALSQQELALYSVGWPE; the protein is encoded by the coding sequence ATGTATCAACTATCAACCGATCCCAATGTTGTCATCCGACTTAATGACTATGCCAATATCCCCCGCGGTCACCGCTGGTGGGCAGACTATGAGGCATGGCGAGCTGAGGGGCATGAGGCTGCACCCGCTGTCCTGGATTATCTTGAACAAAAGCGTATAGAAATTAACGCTTGGTCAGACCAAGAGATGGCGGCTGGTTTTGAATATGAAGGTCATCGTTATCAATCTGATATTGAATCCCGTGAGGCGCTGATGCGAACACTGATTGCGGGAACCGGGCCTGTAACGGGTTATTGGATTGACGAAGATAATCAGCGAGTGGAAGTTAAAAACCATGCTGCGATTGAAGGTATGTATGCCGCGTTGCAAACACATAGCAATCAGATTTTTGCCCGCATGCAGCTTATGAAAGAAGAAGTGATTGCTTTATCACAACAAGAGTTAGCGCTGTACTCTGTGGGCTGGCCAGAATGA
- a CDS encoding phage tail-collar fiber domain-containing protein, whose translation MSALIPLMTDAGLAACFNASSTGLDIKIAAIAVGDAAYRPDRTQIALKSERARRTLTGGEKVGPTQIHVNTLLDSNEDFWIREVGFISDTGILIAVWSHPDTPLVYNKAGQKHLLAYDLALSAVPADSINIISMNAPINLTLATEFALLSTAIVRTQHMLILPKLKLQGSRYDA comes from the coding sequence ATGAGTGCGCTTATTCCGCTGATGACGGATGCGGGGCTGGCTGCTTGTTTTAATGCCAGCAGCACCGGCCTTGATATAAAGATCGCGGCCATTGCCGTAGGCGATGCGGCTTATCGCCCTGACCGCACACAAATAGCCTTAAAAAGCGAACGTGCCCGCCGCACGCTCACAGGGGGCGAGAAAGTCGGCCCGACGCAAATTCATGTCAACACCCTGCTCGACAGCAACGAGGACTTCTGGATTCGGGAGGTGGGGTTTATTTCGGATACGGGTATTTTGATCGCGGTATGGAGCCATCCGGATACCCCTTTGGTTTACAACAAAGCAGGGCAAAAACACCTGCTTGCTTATGACTTAGCGCTGAGTGCTGTGCCAGCGGACAGTATCAATATCATTTCAATGAATGCGCCAATCAATCTGACTCTGGCCACAGAGTTTGCCCTGTTATCAACGGCGATTGTGCGTACCCAGCACATGCTCATTTTGCCAAAACTTAAACTACAGGGATCTCGCTATGACGCTTGA
- a CDS encoding GPW/gp25 family protein, with protein sequence MTGSAHLAQSIVDILTTPLGSRRERPEYGSHLPRMVDLPVNAGWIAAAQAEIARNLVRWEPRIKVSKVTIISVIDGRVNMKISGIYLGDSMLLEVTA encoded by the coding sequence ATGACTGGCTCCGCGCATCTGGCGCAATCCATTGTCGATATTTTGACCACGCCCCTGGGCAGTCGTCGGGAGCGGCCAGAATATGGTAGCCATTTACCACGTATGGTGGATTTGCCGGTGAATGCGGGCTGGATTGCTGCTGCACAGGCGGAAATCGCCCGCAATCTGGTGCGCTGGGAGCCGCGGATCAAAGTCAGCAAGGTCACGATTATTTCTGTGATCGATGGCAGGGTGAATATGAAAATTTCAGGGATTTATCTGGGCGACAGCATGTTGCTGGAGGTGACCGCATGA
- a CDS encoding phage baseplate assembly protein V, translating into MRYEISELDRMLSGLLIPGVVSAVDAGKARVRIASDGWVSSWIPWLGLAAGTARHWRLPSVGEQALMLNPSGEPDNGFALVGFYTDALGHDGRANVVAWQMPDGCKIEYDFTAGTALIDGCKTVTVNAAESVTVKSTTITLDADDVLVTKNLTVGAAINHLANGGSKASFGGAIEAKGDVCAGDISLMKHAHREQGDGQMTGEAI; encoded by the coding sequence ATGCGTTACGAGATATCAGAATTAGATCGCATGCTGTCCGGCTTGCTTATTCCTGGCGTGGTGTCTGCTGTTGATGCGGGCAAGGCCAGAGTGCGAATTGCCTCAGATGGCTGGGTATCGAGTTGGATTCCTTGGCTGGGCTTAGCAGCAGGCACAGCACGGCATTGGCGCCTGCCTTCGGTAGGCGAGCAAGCATTAATGCTGAATCCATCCGGCGAGCCAGACAACGGCTTTGCGCTGGTGGGTTTTTACACCGACGCGCTGGGTCATGATGGGCGAGCCAATGTGGTGGCGTGGCAGATGCCCGATGGTTGCAAAATTGAGTATGACTTTACCGCGGGCACCGCCCTGATCGATGGTTGTAAAACCGTGACCGTGAATGCGGCAGAGAGCGTCACGGTTAAGTCCACCACCATTACCCTGGATGCCGATGATGTCCTCGTGACTAAGAATCTGACGGTAGGCGCGGCCATCAATCACTTAGCCAATGGCGGCTCGAAAGCCAGCTTTGGTGGTGCAATTGAAGCCAAAGGTGACGTATGCGCGGGAGATATTAGCCTGATGAAACACGCGCACAGGGAACAGGGGGACGGGCAGATGACGGGTGAGGCGATTTGA
- a CDS encoding phage portal protein, protein MAYSALASKGFILPARLKNSYDGAGQGRRAANWQPGGNGPVSTGSAGLQTLRNRSRAAVRNDPYAATALDKLGSNHIGTGIVPMPKHSDATIRRELQDLWGDWCEESDADGQLDFYGQQLLAARSMFESGECFVRLRPRSLKEGLAVPLQIQILEPEFIPHDKNGKALNGNDIRQGIEFNQTGQRVAYWMYRSHPGERGLGIYNDLIRIEASQILHIFEPTRPGQLRGVPHLAPVLLRMKTLDEFDDAVLFRQEVANLFAGFISKPSPEGAMFPGMQASESQGFSMVGLEPGTMQELEPGEEVAFSKPPDAGNNYDEFMRQQLAAVAAGIGLPYELLSGDLRNISDRVMRVILNEFRRRVEQRQHGVFVHQLCRPTRNAWMDMAVLSGAIVLPGYANHPRVYRRTNWVPQGWPYLHPVQDVQADQKLVRAGFTSRSAVILKRGEDPETIDREIEEDNARADRMKLHFDSDARLVEAADGSPKENDED, encoded by the coding sequence ATGGCTTATTCAGCACTGGCTTCTAAGGGGTTTATCCTGCCGGCGCGTTTAAAAAATAGCTATGACGGGGCGGGGCAAGGGCGCCGGGCGGCCAACTGGCAACCCGGTGGCAACGGGCCAGTCAGCACCGGCAGTGCAGGCTTACAAACACTGCGAAATCGCAGCCGGGCGGCAGTTCGTAATGATCCTTACGCCGCCACGGCACTGGATAAGCTGGGCAGTAATCATATTGGCACCGGCATTGTGCCGATGCCTAAGCATTCGGACGCGACTATTCGCCGTGAATTACAGGATTTATGGGGTGATTGGTGCGAGGAATCGGATGCTGACGGCCAGCTGGATTTTTATGGTCAGCAGCTGCTGGCGGCTCGTTCGATGTTTGAGTCGGGCGAGTGCTTTGTACGCCTGCGGCCGCGTAGCCTGAAGGAAGGGTTGGCGGTGCCTTTGCAAATTCAGATTCTGGAGCCGGAGTTTATCCCGCATGACAAAAATGGCAAGGCGCTCAATGGCAATGATATTCGGCAGGGAATTGAATTTAATCAAACCGGCCAGCGCGTTGCCTATTGGATGTATCGCAGCCATCCGGGGGAGCGGGGGCTGGGCATTTATAACGATCTGATCCGCATCGAGGCCAGTCAGATCCTGCATATCTTTGAACCTACCCGACCGGGGCAGCTGCGGGGTGTGCCGCATCTGGCACCCGTTTTGCTGCGTATGAAAACGCTGGATGAATTCGATGATGCGGTGTTGTTCCGGCAAGAGGTGGCCAATCTGTTTGCTGGTTTTATCAGTAAGCCCAGTCCGGAAGGCGCGATGTTTCCCGGGATGCAGGCGTCGGAATCACAGGGCTTTTCGATGGTGGGTTTAGAGCCCGGCACCATGCAAGAGCTGGAGCCGGGCGAAGAAGTGGCGTTTTCTAAACCGCCGGATGCTGGCAATAACTATGACGAATTTATGCGCCAGCAACTGGCGGCGGTCGCGGCCGGGATTGGCTTGCCTTATGAACTGCTCTCTGGTGACTTACGCAATATCAGTGATCGAGTGATGCGCGTCATTTTGAATGAATTTCGCCGCAGGGTAGAGCAACGGCAGCACGGTGTTTTTGTGCATCAGTTGTGCAGGCCCACCCGCAATGCCTGGATGGATATGGCGGTGCTGTCGGGGGCGATTGTGTTGCCGGGCTATGCCAATCATCCGCGCGTTTATCGCCGCACTAATTGGGTGCCGCAAGGCTGGCCGTATTTGCACCCGGTACAAGACGTGCAAGCCGACCAAAAACTGGTGCGGGCTGGGTTTACCAGCCGCTCTGCCGTCATTCTTAAACGCGGTGAAGACCCTGAAACGATCGATCGTGAGATCGAAGAAGACAACGCCCGGGCAGACCGGATGAAGCTGCATTTTGATTCTGATGCCCGCCTTGTTGAGGCAGCAGACGGATCTCCTAAGGAAAATGATGAAGATTAA
- a CDS encoding type II toxin-antitoxin system RelE/ParE family toxin, which produces MIKTFNHKGLEAFFLTGSKAGIRPDHASKLRLLLARLDTASGAPDMNVPSWRLHPLKGDLTTHWAVTVNGNWRLTFRFLPDGNVELVNYQDYH; this is translated from the coding sequence ATGATTAAAACGTTCAACCACAAAGGGCTCGAAGCGTTTTTCCTAACTGGTAGCAAAGCAGGGATTCGCCCAGACCACGCAAGTAAGCTGCGATTATTACTAGCACGACTTGACACGGCTAGCGGTGCACCAGATATGAACGTTCCCAGCTGGCGCTTACACCCCTTAAAAGGGGATCTGACGACACATTGGGCCGTCACGGTAAATGGCAATTGGCGCTTAACCTTCCGCTTCCTGCCGGATGGCAACGTGGAATTAGTCAATTATCAAGACTATCACTAG
- a CDS encoding head maturation protease, ClpP-related, whose amino-acid sequence MMKIKNNDPRLMNSAASAGDGSGSSWYSIRNAAEGKPDAPIEVFLYDQIGDWGIRAADFIRDLNAADDGKRPVVVAINSIGGDVWDGLAIHNVLRRMGDRVTARIDGLAASIASVIAMGAHKVVMPDNAMLMIHNPATVAMGESGDLRAVADFMDQAKQCLIACYRVKASGMDVDTLSKMMNETTWLTAQESLALGFADEIAPTVNMQASAAMTAAVGRMGNAPVALMAALKDSAESVPPDLTSEPEPVIQAVDAVAMAALAAELCNSAQLPSVAVMRVVAVSALASEQAVRNSVNEAIAIRDMTLTAKLPEMAASLIAAGISIDAARERLFNKLVTAAGEELDATPPDETPIKPTACGPNAHSIYAQRRSPAANPITIRGLS is encoded by the coding sequence ATGATGAAGATTAAAAATAACGACCCGCGGCTGATGAATAGTGCCGCATCGGCTGGCGATGGCAGTGGCAGCAGCTGGTACAGCATTCGTAATGCGGCGGAAGGCAAGCCTGATGCACCGATCGAAGTGTTTTTATACGATCAGATCGGTGACTGGGGGATTCGTGCTGCCGATTTTATCCGTGATCTGAATGCGGCCGATGATGGCAAGCGGCCGGTGGTGGTGGCCATTAACAGCATCGGTGGCGATGTCTGGGATGGCCTCGCCATTCATAACGTGTTGCGCCGCATGGGGGATCGGGTGACGGCTCGGATTGATGGCCTTGCCGCCAGTATTGCCAGTGTAATTGCAATGGGCGCTCATAAAGTGGTGATGCCAGACAACGCCATGCTGATGATCCATAACCCAGCAACGGTGGCGATGGGGGAATCGGGTGATTTGCGTGCGGTGGCTGATTTTATGGATCAGGCCAAGCAATGCCTGATCGCTTGCTACCGTGTGAAAGCCAGCGGGATGGATGTGGATACGCTGTCCAAAATGATGAACGAAACCACATGGCTGACCGCGCAGGAGTCGCTTGCGCTGGGCTTTGCTGATGAGATTGCACCGACCGTCAATATGCAGGCCAGTGCAGCAATGACTGCGGCGGTGGGCCGGATGGGTAATGCGCCGGTGGCATTGATGGCGGCGCTAAAGGATTCGGCAGAGAGCGTGCCCCCTGATTTAACCTCTGAGCCTGAGCCGGTTATTCAAGCGGTTGATGCCGTGGCCATGGCTGCGCTGGCCGCTGAGTTATGTAATAGCGCTCAATTGCCCAGTGTCGCCGTGATGCGGGTGGTGGCGGTTTCGGCGCTGGCCAGCGAGCAGGCGGTGCGGAACAGCGTGAATGAAGCGATCGCCATTCGCGATATGACGCTCACGGCCAAGCTGCCAGAAATGGCGGCCAGCCTGATTGCCGCCGGGATCAGCATTGATGCAGCGCGGGAGCGATTATTTAACAAACTGGTGACGGCTGCGGGGGAAGAGCTGGATGCGACGCCACCCGATGAAACGCCGATTAAACCCACTGCTTGCGGCCCGAATGCCCACAGTATTTATGCACAGCGCCGCAGTCCGGCGGCTAATCCCATCACGATCCGAGGTTTATCATGA
- a CDS encoding head decoration protein, which yields MNVITQKARAGQYLLSTVGTLSADLAQLAAGPALPSGQILSFDEKTQLYSAYATPAEGSKAVVKATAILYAPAGEREAPLQVTITARLAEVSAAELTGLDAQVTAQLAELHIIVR from the coding sequence ATGAACGTCATTACCCAAAAGGCCCGCGCGGGTCAGTATTTATTGTCAACCGTCGGCACGCTGAGCGCCGATCTGGCGCAGCTGGCCGCCGGCCCTGCTTTGCCTTCTGGGCAGATTCTTTCTTTTGATGAAAAAACTCAGCTCTATTCGGCCTATGCCACACCGGCTGAAGGCAGTAAGGCGGTGGTTAAAGCCACCGCCATCTTGTATGCGCCGGCAGGAGAACGCGAAGCGCCTTTGCAAGTGACGATTACGGCCCGGCTGGCCGAGGTCAGTGCGGCCGAATTGACCGGCTTAGATGCGCAGGTCACGGCGCAACTGGCTGAACTGCACATTATCGTCCGCTAA
- a CDS encoding HigA family addiction module antitoxin has product MRMHNPPHPGEVLKEWFAEVSITTAASKLGITRAHLSRILNGHAGISAEMALRLAACLNTSPESWLQMQMNYDLWQAEQRPLPPIERLAA; this is encoded by the coding sequence ATGCGTATGCATAACCCGCCTCACCCAGGCGAAGTTCTAAAAGAGTGGTTTGCCGAGGTCAGCATAACCACGGCCGCTTCCAAGCTTGGAATTACCCGTGCCCATCTGTCGCGGATTCTAAATGGCCATGCCGGCATCAGTGCCGAAATGGCATTGCGCCTTGCCGCCTGCTTAAATACTTCGCCAGAAAGCTGGCTGCAAATGCAAATGAATTACGACTTATGGCAGGCAGAACAGCGGCCTTTACCGCCCATCGAACGCTTAGCTGCCTAA
- a CDS encoding carbohydrate binding domain-containing protein translates to MTLESAIADQTTAVTALTQAVNNKMEAIDLLVANKVSSLGSGTFKNKLINGNFDIWQRGTSKDWTINGGYGSADRWCFGSGMGPATVSFSQTTGPIEKVPSARYGLRVQIKNPDVSAPTPWLKQNIESVASFAGCKVTLSFYMRADVARTIYLSLEQVFGSGGVTSELSATAIQPVQITSEWKKYSATFDLPAIVGKKLGSNGDDRLGVCFNFPVAASTYFIDIAQVQLEEGAIATAFEQRPIGLELFLCQRYFEKSFVSGVPIQAGNGLPSGGFCFPALVPAGQSCLHQVKYAVQKRNNNTAVTFFSPGVAAVSSVSNWSKGTHAATGTISTLSKTEMYFSFNFIAPPLTVLGDNLTVEWTADCEL, encoded by the coding sequence ATGACGCTTGAATCTGCTATTGCCGACCAAACAACGGCAGTGACTGCATTAACCCAAGCCGTGAACAACAAAATGGAGGCGATCGATTTATTAGTCGCCAATAAAGTCAGTTCATTGGGGAGTGGCACATTTAAAAATAAGCTAATAAATGGAAATTTTGATATTTGGCAGCGAGGGACTAGCAAGGATTGGACGATTAATGGCGGCTATGGATCCGCGGACCGCTGGTGTTTTGGTTCAGGTATGGGGCCAGCAACGGTTTCTTTTAGCCAGACAACGGGGCCTATTGAGAAGGTGCCTTCTGCACGCTATGGCTTACGAGTACAGATTAAAAATCCGGATGTGTCTGCTCCTACGCCTTGGTTGAAACAAAATATCGAATCCGTGGCTTCATTTGCTGGGTGCAAGGTGACGTTATCGTTTTATATGCGTGCGGATGTTGCCCGCACGATTTATTTGAGTCTGGAGCAGGTGTTTGGTTCTGGAGGCGTGACTTCCGAGTTAAGTGCCACAGCAATACAGCCTGTTCAAATTACGAGTGAATGGAAAAAGTACAGTGCCACGTTTGATCTGCCGGCTATTGTGGGGAAAAAATTAGGTAGCAACGGAGATGATCGACTGGGGGTTTGTTTTAATTTTCCTGTCGCAGCAAGCACTTATTTCATTGATATCGCCCAAGTCCAGCTGGAAGAAGGGGCGATTGCTACTGCTTTTGAGCAAAGGCCGATAGGCTTGGAATTATTTCTATGTCAGCGGTACTTTGAGAAAAGTTTTGTCTCAGGAGTGCCAATTCAAGCAGGAAATGGATTGCCAAGCGGTGGGTTTTGTTTTCCGGCATTGGTTCCTGCAGGCCAATCATGCCTACATCAAGTTAAATATGCAGTGCAAAAAAGAAATAACAACACTGCAGTAACATTTTTCAGCCCTGGTGTGGCTGCCGTTTCAAGCGTCTCTAACTGGTCAAAAGGTACCCATGCAGCAACAGGCACTATTTCCACCCTATCTAAAACTGAAATGTATTTTTCATTTAATTTTATAGCTCCTCCTTTAACTGTTCTTGGGGATAATCTGACAGTTGAGTGGACTGCGGATTGTGAGTTGTAA
- a CDS encoding phage tail protein I, with amino-acid sequence MSLLPPNATLLELALSSACCLELDPSPMACLGAAKSCPVPFLPLLAWGASVEGWELATTEQMQRDLIANSLPTHRIKGTVGAVKGALAALNINVDLIEWWQTSPKGSPHSFSLMAWANENRDGGAPLSPETFQQIKTLVDELKPVRSYYELITGSQFNQSLALASTADLTTLSRFGADMKAAPLAFTQEMALASASCFFTLTRIAMEIQ; translated from the coding sequence ATGAGCTTACTGCCTCCCAATGCCACATTGCTTGAGTTGGCCTTATCAAGTGCTTGTTGTTTAGAGCTGGACCCTTCACCCATGGCCTGCCTGGGGGCGGCTAAATCCTGCCCCGTGCCCTTTTTGCCCTTACTTGCGTGGGGTGCTTCTGTTGAAGGTTGGGAGCTGGCCACTACCGAACAAATGCAGCGTGATTTGATTGCTAATTCGCTGCCAACGCATCGGATTAAGGGCACTGTTGGCGCGGTAAAAGGGGCGCTGGCGGCGCTTAATATCAATGTGGATTTGATCGAGTGGTGGCAAACATCGCCCAAAGGGAGCCCGCATAGTTTTTCGCTCATGGCATGGGCCAATGAAAACCGTGATGGTGGTGCGCCGCTGAGCCCCGAAACGTTTCAGCAGATTAAAACGCTGGTCGATGAGCTTAAGCCTGTTCGTAGTTATTACGAGCTGATCACGGGTTCACAATTTAATCAGTCGCTGGCCTTGGCCAGCACAGCCGATCTCACAACCCTCAGCCGTTTTGGCGCTGATATGAAGGCGGCACCGCTCGCTTTTACGCAGGAAATGGCGCTTGCCAGTGCCTCCTGTTTTTTTACCCTGACTCGCATCGCGATGGAGATTCAATGA